In a single window of the Bradyrhizobium erythrophlei genome:
- a CDS encoding Bug family tripartite tricarboxylate transporter substrate binding protein, with protein sequence MAALSVGMALSVTAASAQEWPTKTIKLVVPYAPGGYTDAVGRITAQYLEKALGQTVIVDNRAGGGGIVGADLVSKSPGDGYTLCICSVGAISIAPVAQTTSYDPLVSFKTVSIVSTIPQTVIVNPKLPINSMQDLVAYAKANPGKLSYGSSGAGGLMYFSVALFDANNGTRMTHVPFKGGSPATAAVVSGEVDLAFTNMTDALPQMEANTVRALAVTSAKRSEFAPDLPTVAETVTPGYSVESWNGIMVPASTPDAIVTKLSDVLKKMAADPDVQKRMAVAGASTVFTTPAEYKAQIAGEVEQWRKLLKEINEKKT encoded by the coding sequence ATGGCTGCCCTGTCAGTGGGGATGGCATTGAGCGTCACGGCGGCGTCAGCCCAGGAGTGGCCCACCAAGACGATCAAGCTCGTGGTGCCCTACGCGCCCGGCGGCTATACCGATGCGGTCGGACGCATTACCGCGCAATATCTCGAAAAGGCGTTGGGCCAGACGGTGATCGTCGACAATCGCGCCGGAGGCGGCGGCATCGTCGGCGCCGACCTGGTGTCGAAGTCGCCCGGTGACGGCTACACGCTCTGCATCTGCAGTGTCGGCGCGATTTCGATCGCTCCAGTGGCGCAGACCACCTCTTACGATCCGCTAGTCAGCTTCAAGACCGTCAGCATCGTCAGCACCATTCCGCAGACGGTAATCGTCAACCCGAAGCTGCCAATCAACTCGATGCAGGACCTGGTGGCTTATGCCAAGGCCAATCCGGGCAAGCTGAGCTACGGCTCCAGCGGCGCCGGCGGCCTGATGTATTTCTCGGTGGCGCTGTTTGACGCGAACAACGGCACCCGAATGACCCATGTTCCGTTCAAGGGTGGATCGCCGGCCACCGCCGCCGTGGTGTCGGGCGAGGTCGACCTTGCCTTCACCAATATGACCGACGCGCTGCCACAAATGGAAGCCAATACGGTTCGCGCGCTGGCGGTGACATCGGCCAAGCGCAGCGAGTTCGCGCCTGATCTGCCGACCGTGGCGGAGACAGTCACACCGGGCTACAGCGTCGAATCCTGGAACGGCATCATGGTCCCCGCCAGCACCCCCGACGCCATCGTCACCAAGCTGTCCGACGTGCTCAAGAAGATGGCGGCCGACCCCGACGTGCAGAAGAGAATGGCGGTCGCGGGCGCCTCGACCGTGTTCACCACGCCTGCGGAATACAAGGCGCAGATTGCCGGCGAGGTCGAGCAGTGGCGCAAGCTGCTCAAGGAAATCAACGAGAAGAAGACCTGA
- a CDS encoding tripartite tricarboxylate transporter TctB family protein, whose translation MRSPTWRGNNNDFYSGLLLVTVATVALLYIRTLAIGTVLQMGPGYFPLGLALVLLGMGLCLVVKGLLTGEKPVGAFHLRPLFFILLSFVAFGVLVERAGLILAILAQVATAHFASVETKWQQSLVTGILLAAASAVIFVWLLRIPVSLLP comes from the coding sequence ATGCGATCACCCACCTGGCGCGGTAACAACAACGACTTCTATTCCGGCTTGCTGCTCGTCACGGTCGCGACCGTGGCGCTTCTCTATATCCGCACCCTGGCGATCGGCACCGTGCTGCAGATGGGGCCGGGCTATTTCCCGCTTGGCCTGGCGCTCGTCCTGCTCGGCATGGGGCTTTGCCTGGTGGTCAAGGGCCTCTTGACCGGCGAAAAGCCGGTTGGCGCGTTCCATCTGCGGCCGTTGTTTTTCATCCTGCTGTCGTTTGTCGCCTTCGGCGTGCTGGTCGAGCGCGCCGGGCTCATTCTCGCCATCCTGGCCCAGGTCGCGACCGCGCATTTCGCTTCGGTTGAAACGAAGTGGCAGCAAAGCCTGGTCACCGGCATCCTGTTGGCGGCGGCGTCGGCGGTGATATTTGTGTGGCTTCTCAGGATCCCGGTGAGCCTGCTGCCATGA
- a CDS encoding UbiD family decarboxylase, protein MSQPQILDTRFRSALARLAQSDRILTYEKPADPHLEIAAILKKHDGRQALLFPSVKGADIPVIGNLLSSKENCEAAFGLDFRGIRGLVQRALGGPLPPQLVTDVPVQEVVLRIGFDVTRLFPALFHAPGDAGRYVTAGIVVVKDPVTGIYNASYHRLQLLAPDRVAIKLDFGRHLRLAFERAKARGRSLPVAVCIGSDLALHFTAATMGSQMPESADELAVAGGLAGRPLTVGKAVSQDILVPAESEFVLEGEILVDEVAPEGPFGEFIGFAAPAADAPVLKITAVTHRLRPIYHVINGFGRETIILRKYVLEASLLKVLQSAIPIVTDVEMTSGGLHRFHAVIQVQKLSRQHNGLQRNAILAAFGALKDLDLITVVDHDIDIRDPIDVEYAVATRMEASADLILIPGARGHEYVRVSKEGVRTKLGIDATVPFEDQDKFRRVEFAATTVELSAFTPGESVAARALRLTGANNA, encoded by the coding sequence GAAGCACGATGGCCGCCAGGCGCTTCTGTTTCCGTCGGTCAAGGGCGCGGACATTCCGGTCATCGGAAATCTGCTGAGTTCGAAGGAAAATTGCGAGGCGGCCTTTGGCCTGGATTTCCGGGGCATTCGCGGCCTGGTGCAGCGCGCCCTGGGCGGCCCGCTTCCGCCGCAGCTCGTCACCGATGTTCCGGTGCAGGAAGTCGTGCTGCGAATCGGATTTGACGTCACCAGATTATTTCCGGCACTGTTTCATGCGCCGGGCGACGCCGGCCGCTACGTCACCGCGGGAATCGTCGTGGTGAAGGATCCGGTCACCGGAATTTACAACGCCTCCTATCACCGCCTGCAACTGCTGGCGCCCGACCGGGTCGCGATCAAGCTCGATTTCGGCCGCCATCTGCGGCTTGCGTTCGAGCGGGCCAAGGCGCGCGGCCGGTCATTGCCGGTGGCGGTCTGCATCGGGAGCGACCTGGCGCTGCATTTCACGGCAGCGACCATGGGTTCGCAGATGCCGGAAAGCGCCGACGAACTTGCCGTCGCGGGCGGGTTGGCGGGCAGACCGCTAACCGTGGGCAAGGCCGTGTCGCAGGACATCCTGGTGCCTGCGGAGAGCGAGTTCGTTCTGGAAGGCGAAATCCTGGTCGACGAAGTCGCGCCGGAAGGGCCATTCGGCGAATTCATCGGCTTCGCCGCGCCGGCCGCCGACGCGCCGGTTCTGAAGATCACCGCCGTCACTCACCGGCTGCGGCCGATCTACCACGTCATCAACGGCTTCGGACGCGAAACCATCATTTTGCGCAAGTACGTGCTGGAAGCCAGTCTGCTGAAGGTGCTGCAATCGGCGATTCCGATCGTCACCGATGTCGAGATGACCTCGGGCGGACTGCATCGCTTCCACGCGGTGATCCAGGTCCAGAAGCTGAGCCGGCAGCACAACGGGTTGCAGCGCAATGCAATATTGGCGGCGTTCGGTGCCTTGAAAGACCTCGATCTCATCACGGTGGTCGATCACGACATCGATATCCGCGATCCCATCGACGTCGAATACGCGGTCGCGACGCGGATGGAAGCGTCGGCCGATCTCATTCTCATTCCCGGCGCGCGGGGCCATGAATATGTCCGCGTCAGCAAAGAGGGGGTGCGGACCAAGCTCGGCATCGACGCCACCGTGCCATTCGAGGATCAGGACAAGTTTCGCCGCGTCGAGTTCGCAGCGACCACCGTCGAACTCAGCGCATTCACCCCGGGTGAATCCGTTGCCGCGCGTGCCCTGCGCCTCACGGGGGCGAACAATGCCTGA